One Oryza sativa Japonica Group chromosome 8, ASM3414082v1 DNA window includes the following coding sequences:
- the LOC4345685 gene encoding NADP-dependent glyceraldehyde-3-phosphate dehydrogenase, translated as MAAVAGTGVFAEILEGEVYRYYADGEWRVSASGKSVAIVNPTTRLTQYRVQACTQEEVNKVMETAKVAQKAWARTPLWKRAELLHKAAAILKEHKTPIAECLVKEIAKPAKDAISEVVRSGDLVSYTAEEGVRILGEGKLLVSDSFPGNERNKYCLSSKVPLGVVLAIPPFNYPVNLAVSKIGPALIAGNALVLKPPTQGAVAALHMVHCFHLAGFPKGLINCVTGKGSEIGDFLTMHPGVNCISFTGGDTGIAISKKAGMVPLQMELGGKDACVVLEDADLDLVAANIVKGGFSYSGQRCTAVKVVLIMESVADIVVEKVKAKLAKLTVGPPEADSDITPVVTESSANFIEGLVMDAKEKGATFCQEYRREGNLIWPLLLDHVRPDMRIAWEEPFGPVLPVIRINSVEEGIHHCNASNFGLQGCVFTKDINKAIMISDAMETGTVQINSAPARGPDHFPFQGLKDSGIGSQGITNSINMMTKVKSTVINLPSPSYTMG; from the exons atggcggcggtggcggggacgggGGTGTTCGCGGAGATCCTGGAGGGGGAGGTGTACAGGTACTACGCCGACGGGGAGTGGCGCGTCTCGGCCTCCGGCAAGtccgtcgccatcgtcaaccCCACCACCCGCCTCACCCAGTACAGGGTGCAAG CATGCACCCAGGAGGAGGTGAACAAGGTGATGGAGACGGCGAAGGTGGCGCAGAAGGCGTGGGCGCGCACGCCGCTGTGGAAGCGCGCGGAGCTCCTGCACAAGGCGGCCGCCATCCTCAAGGAGCACAAGACCCCGATTGCAGAGTGCCTCGTCAAGGAGATCGCCAAGCCTGCCAAGGACGCGATCTCTGAA GTGGTGAGGTCAGGGGATTTGGTGTCGTACACAGCTGAGGAGGGTGTTCGGATACTGGGGGAAGGCAAGCTGCTGGTGTCTGATAGCTTCCCGGGCAATGAACGGAACAAGTACTGTTTGAGCTCCAAG GTACCTCTTGGAGTAGTTTTGGCAATCCCACCATTTAACTATCCTGTCAACCTAGCAGTCTCCAAGATTGGCCCAGCACTAATTGCTGGCAATGCTCTTGTTCTGAAGCCTCCAACTCAG GGAGCGGTGGCTGCACTACATATGGTGCACTGCTTCCACCTTGCTGGTTTCCCCAAAGGCTTGATCAATTGTGTCACCGGGAAAGGTTCTGAAATTGGTGATTTTCTTACGATGCATCCTGGAGTCAACTGCATAAG TTTTACGGGAGGTGATACTGGTATAGCCATTTCAAAGAAGGCTGGAATGGTCCCGCTTCAGATGGAACTTGGAGGAAAAGATGCTTGTGTTGTGTTAGAGGATGCAGATCTGGATTTAGTGGCAGCAAATATAGTAAAAGGAGGCTTCTCTTACAG TGGCCAGAGGTGCACTGCTGTGAAAGTGGTGCTGATCATGGAATCCGTTGCTGATATCGTGGTAGAGAAGGTGAAGGCCAAGTTGGCAAAACTGACAGTTGGGCCACCTGAGGCTGACTCTGATATCACCCCAGTTGTAACAGAATCCTCAGCAAATTTTATTGAGGGTTTGGTCATGGATGCCAAGGAGAAAGGAGCAACCTTTTGTCAGGAGTACAGGAGAGAAGGCAACCTTATCTGGCCGTTGCTACTGGATCACGTCCGGCCTGACATGAGGATTGCTTGGGAGGAGCCATTTGGCCCTGTCTTGCCTGTGATTAGGATCAACTCGGTCGAGGAAGGCATCCACCATTGCAATGCCAGCAATTTTGGGCTGCAG GGATGTGTATTCACTAAAGATATCAACAAAGCGATCATGATCAGCGATGCGATGGAGACCGGAACCGTTCAGATCAACTCTGCACCGGCTCGAGGACCTGACCATTTCCCCTTCCAG GGCTTGAAGGACAGTGGGATTGGATCCCAGGGGATAACTAACAGCATAAACATGATGACCAAGGTGAAGAGCAC